In the genome of Quercus robur chromosome 3, dhQueRobu3.1, whole genome shotgun sequence, one region contains:
- the LOC126718540 gene encoding uncharacterized protein LOC126718540 isoform X2 — protein sequence MYPIERFLGKLKRFVRNRARPEGSIAEGYLSIECLTFCSMYLREIETVWSCEERNSDRCQGERDVSLSVFSQPVRPLGAAKYVRLDDMHLTRARWYVLSNCSEIYSYKTEHYLKIQGEGIIDIDHKHEVEFENWFKDHICGSNATNVSKELYSLACGSDALVAVYQGCIVNGVRFHTKDREHTRRTQNSGVFVSGEDGGTKTNYYGELRNVLELTYMGNNRVYLFECDWWDTRDGTGMQRDEHCTSVNTSRTWYHSDPFILACQASQVFYLNDTKLGSSWRVVQHMTHRNMYDIPTDTEKVHEENEEDNGNAVYQESECIGVNATVQQENDEDLTLLHRDGVPAIDLEDFIPVDDVYV from the exons ATGTATCCAATTGAAAGGTTTCTTGGTAAATTAAAGCGATTTGTACGAAACAGAGCACGTCCAGAAGGGTCAATTGCTGAGGGATATTTATCTATTGAATGTTTGACATTTTGCTCCATGTATCTTCGTGAGATTGAGACAGTATGGAGTTGTGAGGAGCGAAATAGCGATAGGTGCCAGGGGGAAAGGGATGTAAGCTTGTCTGTTTTTTCACAACCAGTACGTCCTTTAGGAGCAGCAAAATATGTAAGACTTGATGATATGCATCTCACACGGGCTCGATGGTATGTGCTTAGCAATTGCTCAGAAATTTATTCGTACAAAAC TGAGCATTATTTGAAGATCCAGGGAGAAGGCATCATTGACATTGATCATAAACATGAAGTTGAATTCGAAAATTGGTTTAAAGATCATATATGTGGGAGTAATGCAACAAATGTGTCAAAAGAATTATATAGTCTTGCATGCGGATCTGATGCTCTAGTTGCAGTTTACCAAGGTTGCATTGTGAATGGTGTTAGGTTCCACACAAAAGACCGTGAACATACTCGTCGTACTCAAAATAGCGGTGTCTTTGTTTCGGGTGAAGATGGTGGAACAAAAACTAACTATTATGGTGAGTTGAGGAATGTTTTGGAGCTAACCTATATGGGCAATAATCGTGTATATTTATTTGAGTGTGATTGGTGGGACACTAGGGATGGAACAGGAATGCAAAGGGATGAGCATTGTACAAGTGTGAATACATCTCGTACATGGTATCATTCTGACCCATTTATCCTAGCATGCCAAGCTTCACAAGTTTTTTACTTGAATGATACCAAATTGGGTAGTAGTTGGCGAGTGGTGCAACATATGACGCATAGAAACATGTATGATATTCCTACAGACACAGAGAAAGTgcatgaagaaaatgaagaagataaTGGTAATGCGGTATACCAAGAAAGTGAATGCATTGGGGTTAATGCAActgttcaacaagaaaatgaTGAAGACTTAACTTTATTACATAGAGATGGTGTGCCAGCaatagatttggaggacttcaTACCTGTTGATGATGTATATGTGTAA
- the LOC126719839 gene encoding uncharacterized protein LOC126719839 → MDKSWMHETDRTSTRYSEGVKQFINMARGHADRVGRINCPCRKCTNRYYQHIDAVETHLILNRFDLNYTEWIFHGEEDPFYKHVQVEHNDNNSQAEDIDDVGEMLDDIYRGTFPDANIGESSTSPGPSNNDHKTRLFDQLWEDAQCELYPGCKKFSKLSFCMKLLHIKTLCNWSDKSFDLMIDLIKQALPDGESLPKLYYEAKQFRRDLGFSYELIYVCKNVCTLFWKEHADKEECPKCHTSRWKEDNGKGKKIPWKVLRYFPIKPRLQQLFMSKDIAKDMRWHKDERLEDGDYLRHPADSIVWKEFDKKTCLVCCRFPQCATWFSKRWV, encoded by the coding sequence ATGGATAAAAGTTGGATGCATGAAACTGATAGAACTAGTACACGATATAGTGAAGGTGTTAAACAGTTCATTAACATGGCACGTGGTCATGCGGATCGAGTTGGTAGGATTAATTGTCCATGTCGTAAATGCACAAATCGATATTATCAACATATAGACGCGGTGGAGactcatttaattttgaatagaTTTGATTTGAATTACACTGAATGGATATTTCATGGGGAAGAAGATCCGTTTTATAAACATGTGCAAGTTGAGCATAATGATAATAATTCACAAGCAGAAGACATTGATGACGTTGGAGAAATGTTAGATGACATTTATAGGGGGACATTTCCAGATGCAAATATAGGTGAATCCTCCACTTCTCCAGGTCCATCAAACAATGATCACAAAACAAGACTTTTTGATCAGTTGTGGGAAGATGCCCAATGTGAGCTTTATCCAGGTTgtaaaaagttttctaaactctCTTTTTGTATGAAGCTGCTTCATATAAAGACACTTTGCAATTGGAGTGATAAGTCGTTTGATTTGATGATTGACTTGATAAAGCAGGCACTCCCAGATGGGGAGTCATTGCCAAAATTGTATTATGAAGCGAAGCAGTTTAGGCGAGACTTGGGTTTTAGCTATGAGTTGATATATGTATGCAAAAATGTCTGTACACTTTTTTGGAAGGAACATGCTGATAAAGAAGAATGCCCAAAATGTCATACTTCAAGATGGAAAGAGGACAATggtaaaggtaaaaaaattcCTTGGAAGGTCTTAAGGTATTTTCCAATTAAACCAAGGTTGCAGCAATTGTTTATGTCGAAAGATATAGCTAAAGACATGAGGTGGCACAAAGATGAGCGACTTGAAGATGGAGATTACCTTAGACATCCTGCCGATTCAATAGTGTGGAAAGAGTTTGATAAAAAAACATGCTTGGTTTGCTGCAGATTCCCGCAATGTGCGACTTGGTTTAGCAAGCGATGGGTTTAA
- the LOC126718540 gene encoding uncharacterized protein LOC126718540 isoform X1 has translation MSTSYSMWPVVLMPYNLPPWRCMKDPYMILSLLIPGRKAPGNKIDVYLQPLVDDLKELWNEGIKTYDASKQHSFKLHAALLWTINDFPAYANLSGWSTKGKLACPICNENTESSYLKSSHKLCYMGHHRFLPQEHNWRQKKEFFDGTEEHRIAPNELSGDQLLQQLLNVPKVQFGDDEATRKRKRTKIELNWTKKSIFFELPYWSTLKLRHNLDVMHIEKNICDSVLGTLMYDSGKGKNKDASKARKDLEDMGIRKDLHLQKIGTSTKMSQAKYTLTKAENTRFCDWLKNVKFPDGYASNISRCVNTNEGTISGMKSHDLHVLLQRLLPVAIRGYFNDNIRTTLTELCLFFKDLCSRTLKLDVLNQMKEDIVVILCKMEMIFPPAFFDIMVHLALHLP, from the coding sequence ATGAGTACATCATATAGCATGTGGCCAGTAGTACTTATGCCGTATAATTTACCTCCATGGAGGTGTATGAAGGATCCATATATGATTTTGTCCTTACTTATTCCTGGACGTAAGGCACCTGGAAACAAAATTGATGTGTACTTGCAGCCGTTGGTGGATgatttaaaagaattatggaATGAAGGCATCAAGACGTATGACGCATCAAAGCAACATTCATTTAAGTTGCATGCAGCGTTATTATGGACTATAAATGATTTTCCTGCATATGCGAACTTATCTGGGTGGTCTACCAAGGGAAAGTTAGCATGTCCCATATGTAACGAGAATACAGAGTCGAGTTATTTGAAGTCTAGCCACAAATTGTGTTACATGGGTCATCATCGATTCTTACCTCAGGAGCATAATTGGCGccagaaaaaagaattttttgatGGAACTGAAGAGCATAGGATAGCTCCTAATGAATTATCAGGAGATCAACTGTTACAACAACTATTGAATGTTCCAAAAGTGCAATTTGGAGATGATGAAgctacaagaaaaagaaagcgcACGAAGATCGAGTTGAATTGGACaaagaaaagtattttttttgagTTACCTTATTGGTCAACACTGAAACTGAGACATAACTTAGATGTCATGCATATTGAGAAGAATATATGTGACAGTGTCTTAGGTACACTGATGTATGATAgtggaaaagggaaaaataaagacGCTTCTAAAGCACGAAAGGATTTAGAAGATATGGGCATACGTAAAGATTTACACTTACAGAAAATTGGTACATCTACAAAAATGTCACAAGCAAAGTATACATTGACAAAAGCTGAGAATACAAGATTCTGTGATTGGCTAAAAAATGTAAAGTTTCCTGATGGGTATGCATCTAACATTAGTAGATGTGTGAACACCAATGAGGGTACGATTTCAGGAATGAAAAGTCATGATCTTCATGTACTCTTACAACGATTACTTCCTGTTGCAATTCGTGGATATTTCAATGATAATATACGTACAACATTGACTgaattgtgtttattttttaaggacTTGTGTTCACGAACATTGAAGTTAGATGTCTTAAATCAAATGAAGGAAGACATTGTTGTGATTTTATGCAAAATGGAAATGATATTTCCACCTGCTTTTTTCGATATAATGGTACATCTAGCTCTTCATTTACCTTGA